The Amaranthus tricolor cultivar Red isolate AtriRed21 chromosome 14, ASM2621246v1, whole genome shotgun sequence DNA window aatgttgcacgacgtgcaacgcatcttgggaattggcattgacggttcacttcccgTGCAACCGTCTGATAATGAATGGCAGCTTGGCCTGGCCGGCCTTTTTGGTATGCCATTGTCGGAGCTGCGTGCGAAGGGGCACTTCACAAGCGGCAGCATTAATGTTGGTGcactgttgcagctatgccaccgttctcagtctaTGGATACTCAACGTAccgcctactacatggctatagtaggttccacgttgctcgtggataagactagagtcgggatgcgTCCTCACCCTGTTGTTACTGTTACCGCTGATGAGGCTGATattgcttggggtgcagtgacgcttgctcacatgtatcgccaactgggtatggcgacaaggactgggtgcaagactattgctggttgcctgacactgttgcagacatggatttacgagtacttcccagccttccgcccccatccGCGTCAAGCTGACATGCCGAACAAGACAAGGGCAGAGATGTGGTCCCCGCCGAAGCCAATCCGCGAGCTGAGCAGACTGATAGACTGTAGGAGCATACTGGATGCCATGACAGAGgcacaggttttgtacatgactTCAAACTTAATTGTTTAACTTGTCAAGGGCAGAGATGTTATGTTGATTATGTATTATATTCATTGTGAGCAGGTGGAGTGGACTCCGTACTTGACTTATGATAGGTCtttattgaacgagcacccacgTACCTCGTATATCGGTGGTATCACCTGTTTCGATATCGTGGAGGTCtatttgcctgagaggacagtgAGGCAGCTCGGTTTTGCACAGGAGATTCCCCCGGCTCCGctgagacctacccaagctcTGCAACCAGCACAGGGCTCCTACTCAGTTACATTCGCTTCTTCCTGTATGTTTACggagatgtggagtaggttcccttaCTGTGCCCGCGTAGTGGAGCAGGCACAGCGTCGCGCatcggttccatcagaggctgcccCGGATTACGTggactggtttagagtgtcttccCACTGTTTTCTTATCCCAGGTGAAGGACCTGCTGCTGCGTTTGGTGCTGCTGATAACAGAGTCGAATATGTTAGTATtcctaattatatattttatttttatgtttcataacatgtattgaCTTTGCAATTGTCTGGTTTTACAGTTTGCTGCTGAATTTCCAACTCGACTTGCACCATTGCTCAGGATGCCAGCTATTGCTCAAATGACGCCTCGGGAAAGAGATGCTGCTGATATGTATTTAGAGGATCTTAGAGAGTTGTTTTCCGAATGGCAAGAGTGTAGAGGGCGCAGCCCCTTATAGACATTTACCTGTTTTGTAATGCATGAACAATTGTTGTATTTAATCTTTATGTATGAACAACTTTTTAATCGTTTCAacaattgaattatatataaacacTATGGAGAATCTAAATTCACCGCGTCTCCAGCGGTGTTATTATGCTGTTGTCGTTGTATGTTGCACATTCTACTCCAAAGTGATATCCTATTACGATATTGTCTTTCTAAATCTGCACATGAATTGTTAGCTGCTCTCCAATTTTGTTGGACTGGCGGCactggagatgaatcatcgttcattaaaagctgaacataatgattcccgtttacccaaagaatatgtataagtttatttaCGCCATGCATTCCCCCTGTTCTTCTTAAAGGAAGCACTAAACAATTGTACATTGGATGACCATCCGCAGAGCCATAATACGCAATTGCTATGTTTAAAAATGTTGCTGCAGAATACAGTGTTGTCGCTTCCAACCAGTGATCGTACGGAGCAGGTCCTTTATTGTGGGCACCAACTCTGAATATAGCTTCCTCCACCGAATCTGCTGATAAATATAAGCGTGCATATTGTTCTCTATGCgtttccatttccaaactcattgcacgtcgtaacagaggccatgcttcctcaccccctaactctgtggcggcaatagctctaaatccacaattaccgtcacctataacatcaatccaatcaaacagatATGGCGGAAGAATAAATGGAATGTGATCTGGCcacggaaaaagtgaaaaatcacgacctgctgCACCATCTGAATAAGTAACAATATATCATTACGCCAATATtgatataaaacatataatatattaaatgaaaagaaataagagtacctgataagttgaaactgaagttaattccaactgacgatTGATGCGACCGGCTGCTTGATCTACCACTGGATCTCCCGCGTGATGATGATCTTGATCCGCGACCCCTTGAGGACGATCTACTGTACTCAaacgcacttttgtttctcctcaaggttctgcttgtcattggtcttcctttcctcggtggacttgcttCGGGCTCA harbors:
- the LOC130799653 gene encoding protein MAIN-LIKE 1-like — protein: MAGNQGKGKGFFRGLLSGNRSRPTLLRGDPHERGVTGSARRARQEQAAIHSQAQRSSTLEQVRSRFERQSSLHSHTVGSGDDDTDYDESLSREESLGQDESACHPIDWTIVRGHAVKFKIRGQGSSGTSDQAGVSQAEDAAPRGRRRSQSADTDWLITSAQPGGPVDTTLIPSYGGHVAKAIFEGSERTPPILECRARKKTLDSIIRLQDMSDELYRVLPGTPLGRLPYIMHQHIDSALITAFVERWQPDTNTFHMPWGEMTIMLHDVQRILGIGIDGSLPVQPSDNEWQLGLAGLFGMPLSELRAKGHFTSGSINVGALLQLCHRSQSMDTQRTAYYMAIVGSTLLVDKTRVGMRPHPVVTVTADEADIAWGAVTLAHMYRQLGMATRTGCKTIAGCLTLLQTWIYEYFPAFRPHPRQADMPNKTRAEMWSPPKPIRELSRLIDCRSILDAMTEAQVEWTPYLTYDRSLLNEHPRTSYIGGITCFDIVEVYLPERTVRQLGFAQEIPPAPLRPTQALQPAQGSYSVTFASSCMFTEMWSRFPYCARVVEQAQRRASVPSEAAPDYVDWFRVSSHCFLIPGEGPAAAFGAADNRVEYFAAEFPTRLAPLLRMPAIAQMTPRERDAADMYLEDLRELFSEWQECRGRSPL
- the LOC130799284 gene encoding uncharacterized protein LOC130799284 → MTSRTLRRNKSAFEYSRSSSRGRGSRSSSRGRSSGRSSSRSHQSSVGINFSFNLSDGAAGRDFSLFPWPDHIPFILPPYLFDWIDVIGDGNCGFRAIAATELGGEEAWPLLRRAMSLEMETHREQYARLYLSADSVEEAIFRVGAHNKGPAPYDHWLEATTLYSAATFLNIAIAYYGSADGHPMYNCLVLPLRRTGGMHGVNKLIHILWVNGNHYVQLLMNDDSSPVPPVQQNWRAANNSCADLERQYRNRISLWSRMCNIQRQQHNNTAGDAVNLDSP